CCCAATCAGGGGTCTGTTTGAAAGCGATAATCCCTACAATTGTCACAAGCACGATTCCCAATGCTGACCAAATGGCATATGCAACTCCTATTGGTGCTGTTTTTAGGCAGTTGCTGAGACAGTAAAATGATAATATGTATAATATGATTGATGCTATTGTTGGCAAATGGTTTAGTGAAACCTTCAGCAACTTTTAACAGTGATGTGCACTGGTTTCAAATAGAATTGCAAGTAAAAGATAAGCAATATTATTCATTTTTGGTTTTCCCCATATTTTAACTGTTCAAATTCTTTTTTAATTTTTTCCAGTTCCTCGCCATGATATTCCTCTTCAAGATTGAAAATGGCGAGTTCGTATAATATGTTTTGAAGCCTGTGGCCTTTTTCAGTCAGGTGATATGATGTTTCATTATCTTTGATGTTTTTTTCGATGATGTTGTTTTCTTCCAGTTCCTTAAGTCTTTGTGTTAGGATTTTATTGGACAGTTCAGGCTTGTCCTCTTTGA
Above is a window of Methanobrevibacter sp. DNA encoding:
- a CDS encoding SMR family transporter is translated as MLKVSLNHLPTIASIILYILSFYCLSNCLKTAPIGVAYAIWSALGIVLVTIVGIIAFKQTPDWAAILGLLLIIIGVGVLNLFSKMSLH
- a CDS encoding helix-turn-helix domain-containing protein encodes the protein MTIKRKFDKLPPYCQFEKNLNLIKNKWTVYILRDMILGKKYFSDFKEDKPELSNKILTQRLKELEENNIIEKNIKDNETSYHLTEKGHRLQNILYELAIFNLEEEYHGEELEKIKKEFEQLKYGENQK